In Hoeflea ulvae, one genomic interval encodes:
- a CDS encoding caspase family protein, with the protein MSAWFKSGLVVVFRTLLAVALVFTQMPLTAQAQAGSVGAGRLALVIGNSNYQHIPTLKNPERDAALISSTLRDLGFDVIEKTDLDRDGFEAAVSEALAKAPDTSAVLFYFAGHGFQLGGRNYLVPTDATLTDRARISEETLSLDSLIGQLQSRDRQTLLLLDACRNNPLPRASRDNAFNDGLAQIETGSGTFVAFATQPGNITNDGAGANSPFSLALAEHMPTEGISISDMMIRVRNTVEETTLQKQTPWDQSSLRSQFYFNALEEDSDALTDEDLELLAQLDPELLEKFKKRFGLNFEEADDGEPQSEMVATVVPALRIEAASEPIPEMVNAELSLTPAVDLEAETTVRAMPDVPAENAPQGPTDIALLDMPAAKPGLLITPGLVISGGGAQPQPAPPAAGSDPAGDAIAPAPVPAASAGVSGDDAEIVADPAGDGLNFTIPLPQQRPDPAPEPDIEIALAAPEIVLSTAPPAVPAPAVATPQIPVPEARPTGRLQLAPPDVISDDPVTEPGAPREEATAEDPAAADGALPSPEPAPRPTMMIVAPEPLPSTVPPELAPVDVAALMPEFTPPSQLSAAPVIAAIAPDPVPERKVQAGADKPVAAPLPDIKATLAQPEGAAPVLTPTATPAPTPASPAAEAVVELAALDPATSGPGALEMVPESPLPEPAPVVDLEELRKSLAMKAQTELQRLGCYRSAIDGDWGPKSARALLRYYAEQKLTPDETDPSEALISMLSAETTVVCKTTVKAKPTVSKKSTATAPAAKTTRKVSKPVAKRSSPPKKAVAAKAPASKSKKLKSGSMIGAFR; encoded by the coding sequence ATGAGCGCGTGGTTCAAATCAGGACTTGTTGTCGTCTTTCGGACGCTGCTTGCTGTTGCGCTGGTGTTCACGCAAATGCCGCTGACGGCGCAGGCGCAGGCGGGAAGTGTCGGCGCAGGCCGTCTGGCGCTGGTGATCGGCAATTCCAACTACCAGCACATTCCCACGCTCAAGAATCCCGAACGCGATGCTGCGCTGATTTCGTCGACGCTGCGGGATCTGGGCTTCGATGTCATCGAGAAAACCGATCTGGACCGCGATGGCTTCGAGGCGGCGGTGTCGGAAGCGCTCGCGAAAGCCCCCGACACCAGCGCGGTCCTGTTTTATTTCGCCGGTCACGGATTTCAGCTCGGCGGACGGAATTATCTGGTGCCAACGGACGCGACGCTGACGGACAGGGCACGGATTTCGGAAGAGACATTGTCGCTCGACAGCCTGATCGGCCAGTTGCAAAGCCGCGACCGGCAAACCTTGCTGTTGCTTGATGCCTGCCGCAACAATCCGCTGCCGCGCGCATCGCGGGACAATGCCTTCAATGACGGACTTGCCCAGATAGAGACCGGCAGCGGCACCTTCGTGGCCTTTGCCACTCAGCCCGGCAACATCACCAATGATGGTGCCGGCGCCAACAGCCCGTTCAGTCTCGCACTTGCCGAGCACATGCCTACGGAAGGCATCAGTATTTCCGACATGATGATCAGGGTGCGCAACACGGTTGAGGAAACGACGCTGCAAAAGCAGACGCCGTGGGACCAGTCCTCGCTGCGGTCGCAGTTCTACTTCAATGCGCTGGAGGAAGACAGCGACGCCCTGACGGACGAGGATCTCGAACTGCTGGCGCAACTCGATCCCGAGCTTCTGGAAAAGTTCAAGAAGCGGTTCGGCCTCAATTTCGAAGAGGCTGACGATGGCGAACCCCAGTCCGAGATGGTCGCCACCGTTGTTCCGGCCTTGCGCATCGAGGCTGCGAGCGAGCCGATACCGGAGATGGTCAATGCCGAATTGTCGCTGACGCCGGCTGTCGATCTCGAGGCGGAAACGACCGTTCGTGCCATGCCCGATGTGCCGGCGGAGAATGCGCCGCAGGGTCCGACGGATATTGCCCTGCTGGACATGCCGGCCGCCAAGCCGGGCCTCCTGATCACGCCTGGTCTCGTGATTTCGGGCGGCGGCGCGCAGCCGCAGCCTGCGCCGCCCGCAGCAGGCAGCGATCCGGCCGGGGATGCAATCGCGCCCGCGCCTGTTCCCGCCGCGTCGGCGGGTGTATCCGGTGATGATGCCGAGATTGTCGCAGACCCCGCCGGCGACGGCCTGAACTTCACCATTCCGCTGCCGCAGCAGCGTCCGGATCCGGCACCGGAGCCGGACATCGAGATTGCATTGGCAGCACCGGAAATCGTGCTCTCCACGGCGCCGCCGGCGGTGCCTGCCCCCGCCGTGGCGACGCCGCAAATTCCGGTGCCGGAAGCCCGACCAACGGGGCGGCTGCAGCTTGCGCCCCCTGACGTGATTTCCGACGACCCGGTGACGGAGCCCGGTGCGCCACGCGAAGAGGCAACAGCCGAAGATCCGGCGGCCGCGGATGGTGCGCTGCCCAGCCCCGAACCCGCGCCGAGACCGACAATGATGATCGTCGCGCCCGAGCCCTTGCCTTCGACCGTTCCGCCGGAGCTTGCGCCCGTGGATGTCGCAGCGCTGATGCCGGAGTTCACGCCGCCAAGCCAGCTCAGCGCGGCGCCGGTCATCGCAGCCATTGCGCCAGACCCGGTCCCGGAGCGAAAAGTCCAGGCCGGAGCGGACAAGCCGGTTGCGGCGCCACTACCGGATATAAAGGCCACATTGGCGCAGCCTGAGGGAGCCGCGCCGGTTCTCACGCCGACTGCCACGCCTGCGCCGACGCCGGCTTCGCCTGCTGCCGAAGCCGTGGTCGAACTGGCGGCGCTCGACCCTGCGACCTCCGGTCCCGGCGCACTCGAGATGGTGCCGGAATCGCCGTTGCCTGAACCGGCGCCGGTGGTTGATCTCGAGGAGTTGCGCAAGTCGCTGGCGATGAAGGCCCAGACCGAGCTTCAAAGGCTGGGCTGTTACCGCAGCGCCATTGATGGCGATTGGGGCCCGAAATCGGCCCGCGCGCTGCTCCGCTATTATGCCGAACAGAAATTGACGCCGGATGAGACCGACCCCAGTGAAGCGCTGATCAGCATGCTGTCTGCCGAAACCACCGTCGTGTGCAAGACCACGGTGAAGGCGAAGCCCACAGTCAGCAAAAAGAGCACGGCCACTGCGCCGGCGGCGAAAACGACTCGCAAAGTCTCCAAGCCGGTGGCGAAACGGTCGAGCCCGCCCAAGAAGGCCGTGGCAGCCAAGGCGCCGGCATCGAAGTCGAAGAAACTCAAGAGCGGCAGCATGATTGGCGCTTTCAGGTAG
- a CDS encoding PP2C family protein-serine/threonine phosphatase, with translation MNSRPFQINSYSLSHVGCVRRLNEDRYYADPKTGIWVVADGMGGHDAGDLASEAIVQGLRDLKDATSAVSLDEQFRERILRANAQIRQLSIDRGNVVIGSTVVGLLCFGDAYRCIWSGDSRAYLLRGDTLTQLSRDHTEVQDLFDRGMLTSEEAANYPRKNVITSAVGVSENPHFDVADGRVQTGDTFLLCSDGLTTHVSNPEIGEIMAGRRVREMCECLIELALDRGGTDNVTVNAVQFHASKATIPVNFLEQA, from the coding sequence ATGAACAGCCGCCCGTTTCAGATCAACAGTTATTCATTGTCCCATGTCGGCTGTGTGCGCCGGCTCAACGAAGACAGGTATTACGCTGACCCCAAGACAGGCATCTGGGTCGTCGCCGACGGCATGGGCGGCCACGATGCCGGGGATCTGGCCAGCGAGGCGATTGTCCAGGGGCTGCGCGATCTCAAGGATGCGACCTCGGCCGTTTCCCTCGACGAGCAGTTTCGCGAGCGCATCCTGCGCGCCAATGCCCAGATCCGGCAGCTTTCCATTGACCGGGGCAATGTGGTCATCGGCAGCACGGTCGTCGGGCTCTTGTGCTTTGGCGACGCCTATCGCTGCATCTGGTCGGGAGACAGCCGGGCCTATCTTTTGCGTGGAGACACGCTGACGCAATTGTCGCGCGACCACACCGAGGTTCAGGACCTTTTCGATCGAGGCATGCTGACGTCCGAAGAAGCAGCGAACTATCCGCGCAAGAATGTCATCACCAGTGCCGTCGGGGTGAGTGAAAATCCGCATTTCGATGTGGCCGACGGCCGGGTTCAGACCGGAGATACTTTCCTATTGTGCAGTGACGGGCTGACCACGCATGTTTCCAACCCCGAGATCGGAGAAATCATGGCCGGGCGGCGGGTGCGCGAAATGTGCGAATGCCTGATTGAGCTTGCGCTCGACAGGGGCGGCACCGATAATGTCACCGTCAATGCTGTCCAGTTTCATGCCTCCAAGGCGACGATACCTGTCAACTTCCTGGAACAGGCCTGA
- a CDS encoding M23 family metallopeptidase, which translates to MCILVFAVLGIGYWLDRPDDSGSGDEEMTATEVAEAIVPVYVPTIIDLPGDPIRIDLGAHARSAVKELRVPAPLAAQGVSGPLHLVSVRIMESGKRLTLSVPSTQQDFAFFQSQRDQAALEPAADAKPADAEIDADNAPDATGIGEEGAVAGDETGGWGDIQDAGISGADAEFEQTEIQNNTTAVRLIREADRYEPTEDVFVHVVAPSTPKAFLTDNNINLLDSTRVSDAFRTALDMEELQAGSIVAMRQLRSGGRADDRKLVQIAVYLPERFLGALAVTTDGSFKSAVDPWVERNLFERIEDEPQTAQVRVRLLDAVFSTGLRSGVPSSIVGEVIMYLSRKHDLSDFASPEDMLTLVFADTARQGGESAGKVLYVALDRAENPIRCFIFKPADANDFNCFDEHDQTGTISVSNGMVTPVSGGVMTSRFGPRRHPILKKVLMHKGVDWAAPSGTPVRAAYDGTLAYAGDAGGYGNMVKLSHPGGTETRYAHLSRFAEGVAAGQAVKAGATIGYVGTTGRSTGPHLHFEFYRGGTAVNPLEAETASAASDPGAVGQLVDRIVQVESGGNATAKNPLSSATGLGQFIDSTWLRMMRTYRPDLASSLPRDKQLALRFDPTLSREMVANLARENKAYLEAGGHSITAGRLYLAHFLGPEGARIVLSNDDATDLLSLLGSGVISANKFLTGKDVAYIKDWAERKMSGRRGVARASRRPETRSVAQTSPEFMLYRKTLLALLGGV; encoded by the coding sequence TTGTGTATACTTGTCTTTGCGGTGCTGGGTATCGGCTACTGGCTTGACCGTCCCGATGACAGTGGCTCCGGCGACGAGGAGATGACAGCGACCGAGGTCGCCGAGGCGATTGTTCCTGTCTATGTTCCGACCATCATCGATCTGCCCGGCGATCCGATCCGCATCGATCTGGGCGCCCATGCCCGCAGCGCGGTCAAGGAACTGCGCGTGCCTGCACCACTGGCGGCGCAAGGGGTGTCCGGTCCGCTGCACCTGGTTTCGGTGCGGATCATGGAGTCGGGCAAGCGGCTGACGCTGAGTGTGCCCTCGACCCAGCAGGATTTCGCGTTCTTCCAGTCGCAACGCGACCAGGCCGCGCTGGAGCCCGCGGCGGACGCGAAGCCTGCCGACGCCGAGATCGACGCAGACAATGCCCCGGATGCAACAGGGATCGGCGAAGAAGGGGCCGTGGCCGGAGATGAAACGGGAGGCTGGGGCGACATCCAGGACGCCGGGATATCCGGCGCCGATGCCGAATTCGAGCAGACCGAAATCCAGAACAACACCACCGCCGTGAGGCTGATACGGGAAGCTGATCGCTATGAGCCGACCGAGGATGTTTTCGTGCATGTGGTTGCTCCCTCGACACCAAAGGCCTTCCTCACCGACAACAACATCAACCTGCTTGATTCGACCCGGGTCAGCGACGCCTTCAGGACGGCGCTCGACATGGAGGAACTGCAGGCCGGCTCGATTGTCGCCATGCGGCAGCTTCGCAGCGGCGGCCGCGCCGACGACCGCAAGCTGGTGCAGATTGCGGTCTATCTGCCGGAGCGGTTTCTCGGCGCATTGGCGGTCACCACCGATGGCAGTTTCAAGTCGGCGGTCGATCCCTGGGTCGAGCGAAATCTGTTCGAACGGATCGAGGATGAGCCGCAGACGGCTCAGGTCCGGGTCCGGCTGCTGGATGCGGTGTTTTCAACCGGACTGCGAAGCGGGGTTCCGAGCAGCATTGTCGGCGAAGTGATCATGTATCTGTCGCGCAAGCACGACCTGAGCGATTTCGCCTCGCCGGAGGACATGTTGACACTTGTATTCGCCGATACGGCGCGCCAGGGCGGAGAAAGCGCCGGCAAGGTGTTGTATGTTGCGTTGGACAGGGCCGAGAATCCGATCAGGTGCTTCATCTTCAAGCCAGCCGATGCCAATGATTTCAACTGTTTTGACGAGCATGACCAAACCGGCACGATTTCGGTCAGCAATGGCATGGTGACGCCTGTTTCTGGCGGGGTTATGACCTCGCGTTTCGGACCGCGCCGGCATCCGATCCTGAAAAAGGTGCTGATGCACAAGGGCGTGGACTGGGCCGCGCCGAGTGGCACGCCGGTGCGTGCCGCCTATGACGGCACTCTGGCCTATGCCGGCGACGCCGGCGGCTATGGCAACATGGTCAAGCTGTCCCACCCGGGCGGCACCGAGACCCGCTACGCCCATCTCAGCCGCTTCGCAGAGGGGGTGGCTGCGGGCCAGGCGGTCAAGGCGGGAGCGACGATCGGCTATGTCGGCACCACCGGACGGTCGACCGGCCCGCATCTGCATTTCGAATTCTACCGGGGCGGCACGGCCGTCAATCCGCTGGAGGCCGAGACGGCAAGTGCCGCTTCGGATCCGGGCGCCGTCGGACAATTGGTCGACAGGATCGTGCAGGTGGAAAGCGGCGGCAACGCGACGGCCAAGAACCCGCTGTCTTCGGCAACGGGGCTGGGCCAGTTCATCGATTCGACCTGGCTGCGGATGATGCGGACCTACCGGCCGGATCTGGCCAGCTCGCTTCCGCGGGACAAGCAGCTGGCGCTGCGGTTCGATCCGACCCTGTCGCGGGAAATGGTTGCCAACCTGGCAAGGGAAAACAAGGCCTATCTGGAAGCCGGTGGCCATTCGATCACGGCAGGCCGGCTGTATCTGGCGCATTTTCTCGGGCCGGAAGGGGCGCGCATCGTGCTGTCAAATGATGACGCCACCGACCTGCTGTCGCTGCTCGGCTCGGGCGTGATTTCCGCCAACAAGTTCCTGACCGGCAAGGACGTGGCCTATATCAAGGATTGGGCCGAGCGCAAGATGTCGGGACGGCGCGGCGTGGCGCGGGCGTCGCGCCGGCCGGAAACCCGCTCGGTGGCGCAGACATCACCGGAATTCATGCTCTACCGCAAGACCCTGCTGGCGCTGCTGGGTGGTGTCTGA
- a CDS encoding serine/threonine-protein kinase: MSDQEKTLIKSIVGLGPGTQLNGLFEIDEKIASGGMGEVFRGHEIMSGHPIAIKIVLSELAKDETIVGLFNKEARILRDFNHPAIVRYMAFGTDPAIGRPYLVMEFINGPSLAERLEEGPLALEEAKNLFGRLASGLDAAHELGVIHRDISSDNVILAGGAVANAKIIDFGIARTSKSATLLDGKFAGKYNFVSPEQLGLFNSNISEATDIYSFGLLMVNALRGTPIDMNGTQVEIIEKRRSVPDISDIDATMRPIIELMLQPNPADRTVTMADIADWFIQRRERSSPPRPIPTAPPKPYRKDAGMDKPAAMPVTAASPFLEQDLDTATPPMAWRMSRISRLCG; the protein is encoded by the coding sequence ATGAGTGACCAGGAAAAAACCCTTATCAAGTCGATCGTCGGTCTCGGGCCGGGCACCCAGTTGAACGGGTTGTTCGAGATCGATGAAAAGATCGCGTCCGGCGGAATGGGGGAGGTGTTTCGCGGTCACGAGATCATGAGCGGCCATCCCATCGCCATCAAGATCGTGCTGTCGGAACTGGCCAAGGACGAAACGATTGTCGGGTTGTTCAACAAGGAAGCCCGGATCCTGCGCGATTTCAATCATCCGGCGATCGTCCGCTACATGGCGTTCGGCACCGATCCGGCGATCGGAAGGCCCTATCTGGTGATGGAATTCATCAACGGGCCCTCGCTGGCCGAACGGCTGGAAGAAGGTCCGCTGGCGCTCGAGGAAGCCAAGAACCTGTTCGGACGGCTGGCATCCGGGCTTGATGCCGCGCACGAACTTGGCGTCATTCACCGCGACATTTCATCCGACAATGTCATCCTTGCCGGCGGTGCAGTCGCCAATGCCAAGATCATCGATTTCGGCATTGCGCGAACCAGCAAGAGCGCGACGCTGCTCGACGGCAAATTTGCAGGCAAGTACAATTTCGTGTCGCCGGAGCAACTGGGGCTGTTCAACAGCAACATCTCGGAAGCCACTGACATCTACAGTTTCGGCCTGCTGATGGTCAATGCGCTGCGCGGCACGCCGATCGACATGAACGGAACCCAGGTCGAAATCATCGAAAAACGCCGCAGCGTTCCCGACATTTCCGATATCGACGCGACGATGCGGCCCATCATCGAGCTGATGCTGCAGCCCAATCCGGCCGACCGGACCGTGACCATGGCCGATATTGCCGACTGGTTCATCCAGCGGCGGGAGCGCTCGTCGCCACCCCGGCCGATTCCGACCGCACCGCCCAAGCCATATCGCAAGGACGCCGGGATGGACAAGCCCGCGGCAATGCCGGTCACTGCTGCAAGTCCCTTCCTGGAGCAGGATCTCGACACTGCAACACCCCCGATGGCGTGGCGGATGTCCCGGATCAGCCGGCTGTGCGGGTGA
- a CDS encoding DUF1036 domain-containing protein — MLKLYAALLVLLLAATHPSRAELVVCNQSLDVLNVSLGYEETGEFQTEGWWSIGANRCSEIIRQPLQNRYYYLYAEDVFAQPVLAGDVSACVDVAKFFIRGTEECWVRGHRNANFLEVDTQSQERWTVFLKGSE, encoded by the coding sequence ATGCTGAAACTCTACGCCGCGTTGCTTGTTCTGTTGCTTGCCGCAACCCACCCGTCCCGGGCCGAACTCGTTGTGTGCAATCAATCACTTGACGTTCTCAACGTGTCGCTTGGCTATGAGGAAACCGGTGAATTCCAGACCGAGGGATGGTGGAGCATTGGCGCCAACCGCTGCTCCGAGATCATTCGCCAGCCGCTGCAAAACCGCTATTATTACCTCTATGCAGAAGACGTTTTTGCCCAGCCGGTTCTGGCAGGCGACGTGTCTGCCTGTGTGGATGTGGCCAAGTTTTTCATCCGGGGCACCGAGGAATGCTGGGTCCGCGGTCACCGCAATGCCAATTTTCTGGAAGTCGACACCCAGTCGCAAGAGCGCTGGACTGTCTTCCTGAAGGGCTCAGAATAG
- the tagF gene encoding type VI secretion system-associated protein TagF, protein MPVGLYGKYPEKRDFIALNMPRPVLQPLEKWIQSGLAASKEKLGRAWGDHYMIQPIWSFRLGASITGVDCLGAMAPSVDGVGRTFPLVILAHAPEESGGYPSIGVLDPDHWFPDVHDRLLHALDEEAPGEPRELLDGVAEPGCLAADQSAGVSTIANGQRTLFAEGELKAAFGHISEIGSRQTDRMTSVWWTSGSETVPAQVAVFTGMPDVWFMADMMSGSSAEAQAGWPDKT, encoded by the coding sequence ATGCCGGTGGGATTGTACGGCAAGTATCCGGAAAAGCGCGATTTCATTGCCTTGAACATGCCGCGCCCGGTGCTCCAGCCGCTGGAGAAATGGATCCAGTCCGGGCTTGCCGCGAGCAAGGAGAAACTCGGCCGTGCCTGGGGGGATCATTACATGATCCAGCCGATCTGGAGCTTTCGGCTGGGGGCTTCCATCACGGGCGTCGATTGCCTGGGGGCGATGGCGCCATCGGTCGACGGCGTCGGGCGGACCTTTCCGCTGGTGATCCTGGCGCACGCGCCCGAGGAATCGGGCGGCTATCCGTCGATTGGCGTGCTCGACCCCGACCACTGGTTCCCCGATGTTCATGACAGATTGCTGCATGCGCTTGATGAAGAAGCTCCGGGCGAGCCGCGCGAGCTTCTTGATGGCGTGGCCGAGCCGGGATGCCTGGCAGCGGACCAGTCCGCCGGTGTGTCGACGATTGCCAACGGGCAAAGGACGCTGTTTGCGGAGGGTGAGCTCAAGGCAGCATTTGGACACATTAGCGAGATCGGATCCAGGCAGACCGACAGGATGACGTCGGTGTGGTGGACATCGGGCAGTGAGACTGTTCCCGCCCAGGTGGCCGTCTTCACCGGGATGCCGGATGTCTGGTTCATGGCGGACATGATGTCCGGCAGTTCTGCGGAAGCCCAGGCCGGCTGGCCGGACAAGACCTGA